The window GGGGTCGGCGCCGGCACCCAGGCCACGGGTCAGGCGGTCACCCAGCTGAATGCGGATCTCGGCGTGGCTTTTGGCCAGCACCTGCGCGTCCGTGTTTCCGGCGATGAACTCCACGCCTTCCAGTCCCGATTCAATCATGCGGTTCACGGCGTTGTTGCCGGCGCCGCCCAAGCCAATCACGCGAATTCTGGCCGCTTGCATCATGTCTCCTTACGTTCCTGACCCGCGCGCGGGGGCGCCGCCAGATTCACTGCCGCGTAGTGTACCGCAGCGCAGCGCGCTGGCCACAGCAAAAGAGCCAGAGCGGTGTGCGCGGCTCCGGCCCTTTTGCGGCGGCTCACATCCAGTCCTTGAACCAGCCGCGCACGCGGTCGGCCAGGCTGGGCCCGGTCTTTTTCTCCTGGGTGATCGGCGTGGCCGGCGCGGTGGGCGCAGCCGGCACCACGGGCGGCACTTCGGGAACATTGAGGGGCGCCGGCTGGGTCTGGGCCATGTCGCCGTACACCAGATGCGGCACCTTGCCGTCCTCGCCAATGCCGTACAGCACCAGCCCCACGCTGCCCGCGTGGCCGGGGCCACTGACAATATCGGTCAGGCCGCCAATGCCGCGTGGGCGGCCCACCCGCACCGGCAGGCGAAAGCGGTCGCGGGCCAGTTCGGGTGTGCCGCGCAGCAACGCCGCGCCGCCGGTCAGGATCACGCCCTGGGCCACCAGTTCCACCGGGCCCAGGGTGTGGTCAATCTCGTCGCGGATCAGGCCGAAAATCTCGGCGAGGCGCGGCTTGATGATCCGCGAGAGTTCGAAGGCTGTGATGGCGTGGGTGCTGCCCGAGGCGGTGGTGATTTCCAGCGTCAGGTCAGGGTCGGCCAGTTCCGGCAGGGCCGCGCCGTAGCGCCGCTTGACGTTCTCGGCCTCCTCCATGGGGATCTTGAGAATCTGCGCGAGGTCGGCCGTGACATGCTCGCCGCCCAGCGGAATGCAGGCCGAGTGGGCCAGATTGCCGCGCTTGAACACGGCCACGTCAGTGGTACCGCCGCCCATGTCCACCACCACGACAGTCTGGGCCTGCTCGGCGGCTTCCAGGGTGGCCAGCCCGCTGGCCAGGGCGTGCAGCGCAAAGCCTTCCACCCGCAGCCCCGCTTCCTGCACGCAGCGGCGCAGGTTCAGCAGCGGCCCGGCGGTGCCCGCCACGATATGCACGTCCACTTCCAGGCGGACCCCGTGCATGCCGACCGGGTTCTTAATGCCTTCCTGGCCGTCCACCACGTATTCCTGGGGCAACGTGTGAATAATTTCCAGGTTGGGGTCCAGCGGCACGGCGCGCGCGTTTTCAATGGCGCGGTCCACATCCGGCTGGGCGATTTCCTGGTGCCGGCGGATGGCCGCAAGACCGTGGCTGGTGATCGCCTTGGCGTGGTTGCCCGCCACCGAGACGTACACGCTTTCCACCTTCACGCCGCTGACCCGCTCGGCGGCCTGCACCGACTGTTTGATGGCGTGGGTGGCCCGCTCCAGATTGACCACCGAGCCGCGCTTCATGCCCTCGCTGGGCACCGTGCCTTCACCGATAATGTCCACACTGCCGCCGTCGGCCACTTCGCCGATGACGGTCGTGATTTTTGTGGTGCCGATGTCCAGGCCCACAATGATGGTGTTGTCTTTCATTCCTGGACGCTCACCCCCCAGGGGTAAATCGAAATCTCGCTGTTCGGATACATGCTGATGCTCCCAGCATACTTCAGTAAGGCCTGCACGTCGCCGGTCCACACGCGCCTGTTCGCCACTTTCAGCGTCAGGCCCGTGGGTGTATAAGCAACCGACTGCACATTGTAACGGGCCAGGGCGTCCAGCAGTCCCAGCACCTCGTTCACGCGGTTGGGGCCCCAGCCCTCAATGAGGGGCAGGCTTTCGGTCTTGCGGGCGCCCGGCAAGACGGTGGCGTCTGCAGCCACGGCCACAATCTTGCCGCCCGGTTGGCGCCAGCGGGCGCGCGGCTGGCGCTCGGTGAGCTGCACCTGCACGCGGTCGGGGAAGGTGCGGGTCACGACGGCCGAGGCCACCCAGGGACTGTCCAGCAGGCCCCGGGCCCGCCACGCGCCGTAGTACAGCCAGCCGAAGTCCGGGGAGAGGCCAGCCAGTGCCTTGACCTCCTGAGCCGACAGGTGCGCGTTGCCGCTCACGGTGACGGTGCGGATGGGCAGCGCGTACCACGCGCCCACCGCCCCGCCCAGGACCAGCAGGCACATGGCCAGCGCGAGGACGCGGCGGCGCACCCGGTGCCGGGGCCGAACAGTGGGGTAAACGGGTTCGGGCGCCAGGGGCTCGGCCTCCAGGGCTGGGTCGGGGGTGGGAGCAGACGCGGTGGGTTCGGGGCCCACGCGGCGGTTGCGCCTGGGCTCGGGTCTCAAGGCGTGTCCTGCCCCGGCCACAATTCGTATTCCAGTTCCAGCGGCACGCCCACCCGCGCCCGGATGATGTCCAGCAGCGCGTGCACATCGGCGGCTGTGGCGCCCCCCAGGTTCACGATGAAGTTGGCGTGCTCGGGGGCAATAAGGGCGCCGCCCACCCGGGTGCCTTTCAGGCCCGCCTCATCAATCAGCTTGCCCGCGCTCACGCCGCCAGGGTTTTTAAAGGCGCAGCCCGGCGTTTTCATCTTGGGTTGCCCCTTCCGGGCCTGGTCAGCAAAATCCATCTTGGCCAGCACGGCTTCGGGGGTGCTCACGGTCAGGGCCAGACGCACGCGCGTGACTACATGGTTGCGGGGAATGCCGCTCTGGCGGTAGCCCCAGGGCAGGTCGGCGGGGGTAACCTGCCGCGTGCCTTCGGGCGTCACGATCTCCAGGGTGTGCAGGCCGTCGAACATCTCGCCGTAGCGGGTGCCTGCGTTCATCCACACCGCGCCGCCCACCTGCGCGGGAATGCCCACGGTGCCTTCCAGCCCGCTCAGGCCCAGTTTCTGCAACTGCCGCACCAACCCGGGCAGGGGCACGCCGCCGCCCACCCAGCCGGTGACCACGCGTTCGGGGGTGCTGAGGATGGGGTCCGGGGTCAGGTCACGCTCGGCCAGTGGGCCAGAGAGGCGAATCACCCGTTCGGGCACCCCCGCATCCGACACCACGAGGTTGCTGCCGCCGCCCAGCACGCGGTAGGGGCGCTCCATCGCTTCCCGCAGAGCCTCGTGCGACTCCACGAACCACACCTCGGCCTCGCCACCCACGCCCAGGGTGGTAAAGCGCGACAGGGGCAGCCGTTCCACCCGGGCGCCGGTACGGCTGACCGTCGCGGTCACGCCGCGCCTCCCACGAGGTCGCGCGAGAGCTTCCACACGTCGCCCGCGCCCATGGTCACGATCACGTCGCGGCTGCTGGCGGTGTCGCGCAGCACGCGCAGCACCTCCGCGCGGTCGGGCAGGTAGCGCACGCCCGCGTGCCCGCGCTGGGTCATGCGCTCGGAAATCAGGGTGGCGTGAATGCCCTCTATGGGCGCTTCACTGGCGGCGGCAATGTCGAGCAGCAGCACCTCGTCGGCGTCCATCAGGGCGTCGGCCAGCCGGGGCCAGGACTGCTGGGTGCGCAGATAACGGTGCGGCTGAAACACCACCCGCACCCGGCGCCCGGTCTGGCGGGCGGCCTGCACGGCGGCGGCCACCTTGGTGGCGTTGTGGGCGTAATCGTCAATGACCAGCGCGCCGTTCAGTTCGCCCACGCGCTGCCAGCGCCGCCCCGGGCCCTGGAACCCGGCCAGGGCGGCGGCGGCCTGCGCCATGTTCCCGCCGTGCAGGTCCACCACCGCCAGCGCGGCCAGGGCATTCAGGACGTTGTGGGTGCCGGGCAGGGCCACCCGGGCCTCGGCCAGCGGCTCGCCGCGCCGCAGGACCGTGAAACTGGTGCCTTCGGCATCGGGGCGCAGGTTCACGGCGCGGTAATCGGCGCCTTCGGCCTGCCCGTAGCTCAGGCGCTCGCGGGCGCCCGCGCACAGCTCGTCCAGCCCCGGCCAGTCGGCGCACAGCAGCACCCGCCCCGACTGCGCCACGAAGCGGGCAAAGGCCGCGTGCTGCTCTTCCACGGTTTCCCAGTAGGTGGCCTGGGCGCCGCCCACATGGTCATCCTCGGCATTGGTAAACACGGCTGTGCCTGCCCCCAGCGCCGCGAAGCCCTTGTCGGACTCGTCCACCTCGGCCACAAAGGGACCGCGCCCCAGCCGGGCGTTGCTACCGAACTCCGGCACGATGCCGCCCACAAACGCAGACGGGTCCAGGCCGGCTCCGGTCAGTGCCACGGCAATCATGGAGGTGGTGGTCGTTTTGCCGTGGGTGCCAATCACCCCCACGCTGGGCCCG of the Deinococcus aquaedulcis genome contains:
- the ftsA gene encoding cell division protein FtsA; this translates as MKDNTIIVGLDIGTTKITTVIGEVADGGSVDIIGEGTVPSEGMKRGSVVNLERATHAIKQSVQAAERVSGVKVESVYVSVAGNHAKAITSHGLAAIRRHQEIAQPDVDRAIENARAVPLDPNLEIIHTLPQEYVVDGQEGIKNPVGMHGVRLEVDVHIVAGTAGPLLNLRRCVQEAGLRVEGFALHALASGLATLEAAEQAQTVVVVDMGGGTTDVAVFKRGNLAHSACIPLGGEHVTADLAQILKIPMEEAENVKRRYGAALPELADPDLTLEITTASGSTHAITAFELSRIIKPRLAEIFGLIRDEIDHTLGPVELVAQGVILTGGAALLRGTPELARDRFRLPVRVGRPRGIGGLTDIVSGPGHAGSVGLVLYGIGEDGKVPHLVYGDMAQTQPAPLNVPEVPPVVPAAPTAPATPITQEKKTGPSLADRVRGWFKDWM
- a CDS encoding cell division protein FtsQ/DivIB, which encodes MRPEPRRNRRVGPEPTASAPTPDPALEAEPLAPEPVYPTVRPRHRVRRRVLALAMCLLVLGGAVGAWYALPIRTVTVSGNAHLSAQEVKALAGLSPDFGWLYYGAWRARGLLDSPWVASAVVTRTFPDRVQVQLTERQPRARWRQPGGKIVAVAADATVLPGARKTESLPLIEGWGPNRVNEVLGLLDALARYNVQSVAYTPTGLTLKVANRRVWTGDVQALLKYAGSISMYPNSEISIYPWGVSVQE
- a CDS encoding UDP-N-acetylmuramate dehydrogenase, whose amino-acid sequence is MTATVSRTGARVERLPLSRFTTLGVGGEAEVWFVESHEALREAMERPYRVLGGGSNLVVSDAGVPERVIRLSGPLAERDLTPDPILSTPERVVTGWVGGGVPLPGLVRQLQKLGLSGLEGTVGIPAQVGGAVWMNAGTRYGEMFDGLHTLEIVTPEGTRQVTPADLPWGYRQSGIPRNHVVTRVRLALTVSTPEAVLAKMDFADQARKGQPKMKTPGCAFKNPGGVSAGKLIDEAGLKGTRVGGALIAPEHANFIVNLGGATAADVHALLDIIRARVGVPLELEYELWPGQDTP
- the murC gene encoding UDP-N-acetylmuramate--L-alanine ligase, translating into MGIGGIGMSAFARLLSAQGHRVSGCDEAASDLTARLGAEGIPVAAGHAAEHVTEVPYGPIDILVASEAVPKDHPELQAAEGAGIEIRPRMALLDELLRAGPSVGVIGTHGKTTTTSMIAVALTGAGLDPSAFVGGIVPEFGSNARLGRGPFVAEVDESDKGFAALGAGTAVFTNAEDDHVGGAQATYWETVEEQHAAFARFVAQSGRVLLCADWPGLDELCAGARERLSYGQAEGADYRAVNLRPDAEGTSFTVLRRGEPLAEARVALPGTHNVLNALAALAVVDLHGGNMAQAAAALAGFQGPGRRWQRVGELNGALVIDDYAHNATKVAAAVQAARQTGRRVRVVFQPHRYLRTQQSWPRLADALMDADEVLLLDIAAASEAPIEGIHATLISERMTQRGHAGVRYLPDRAEVLRVLRDTASSRDVIVTMGAGDVWKLSRDLVGGAA